Proteins co-encoded in one Halorussus vallis genomic window:
- a CDS encoding phytoene/squalene synthase family protein, which translates to MVTDRQLRRSKTIQQRTGRTFYFATRLLPRRVRRPTYVLYAFFRVADEVVDSADSGPPPEQRERLERLRAEALGRVETDDPVLAAFQDVKVEYEMPDAEIERFVDAMEADIDKSRYDTYDELESYMRGSAAAVGLMMQAIMDVENPERARPHAVALGEAFQLTNFLRDVREDVRDRDRIYLPATTRERHGVTEAQIRRCEPTEGFRAALAEEIRRAERLYRRGVAGIQHLPADCRFAVLYAAVLYAEHHRLIRARDYDVLSTTPELGAARAAWLFARTRWHWQWSRDPVTVFRRVSAIPDREESRVSADPERPGRAPHVE; encoded by the coding sequence ATGGTCACCGACCGACAGCTACGACGGAGCAAGACGATTCAGCAGCGGACGGGTAGAACCTTCTACTTCGCCACGCGGCTCCTTCCCCGGCGGGTGCGTCGACCGACGTACGTGCTGTACGCGTTCTTCCGGGTCGCCGACGAGGTGGTCGACAGCGCGGACAGCGGGCCGCCGCCGGAGCAACGCGAGCGACTGGAGCGACTGCGCGCGGAGGCGCTGGGACGTGTCGAGACGGACGACCCCGTGCTCGCGGCCTTTCAGGACGTGAAAGTCGAGTACGAGATGCCGGACGCCGAAATCGAGCGGTTCGTGGACGCGATGGAGGCCGACATCGACAAGAGCCGGTACGACACCTACGACGAACTGGAGTCGTACATGCGCGGCTCGGCCGCCGCGGTCGGACTGATGATGCAGGCGATAATGGACGTCGAGAACCCCGAACGGGCGCGACCCCACGCGGTCGCGCTCGGGGAAGCGTTCCAGTTGACGAACTTCCTGCGCGACGTGCGCGAGGACGTTCGCGACCGCGACCGCATCTACCTGCCCGCCACGACCCGAGAGCGACACGGCGTGACCGAAGCGCAGATTCGGCGTTGCGAACCGACCGAGGGCTTCCGGGCCGCGCTGGCCGAGGAGATTCGGCGCGCGGAGCGACTCTACCGCAGAGGCGTCGCGGGCATCCAGCACTTGCCCGCGGACTGCCGGTTCGCGGTGCTGTACGCCGCGGTACTGTACGCCGAACACCACCGACTCATCCGAGCCCGCGACTACGACGTGCTCTCGACGACGCCAGAACTCGGCGCGGCGCGGGCGGCGTGGCTGTTCGCCAGGACTCGGTGGCACTGGCAGTGGTCCCGCGACCCGGTGACGGTGTTTCGCAGGGTCAGCGCGATACCCGACCGCGAGGAGTCGCGGGTGAGCGCCGACCCCGAGCGCCCCGGTCGCGCTCCGCACGTGGAGTAG
- the cruF gene encoding bisanhydrobacterioruberin hydratase, with product MGSPTDSPEGDEVCGEESERGDGGERGEASDSDRGTGRDDRPPARAGGRSSGSVRRAVEARLDAAVEENRFTIAVVFPLVGAALFVASHEGVLPGWLAMNPLLVLFGTLVMRLPLVAGFAPLVTRRAAAGLAVLTAYTYAIEYVGVTYGIPYGDFRYLLELGPMLAGVPVGLPVFFLPLVLNSYLLVLLFVGPRDAPALRARRALAALGVVLVVDLVLDPAAVALGFWRYEAAGAYYGVPVSNYLGWLLSGLVAVSLVEFAFDRRALFGRLADCPFMLDDLVSFIVLWGAMNAYFRNWVPVALALALFVGLVRTERFDFDVFGRRRSS from the coding sequence CGGTGAGGAAAGCGAGCGGGGTGACGGAGGCGAACGCGGCGAAGCGAGCGATTCCGACCGAGGAACCGGCCGCGACGACCGCCCGCCGGCCCGGGCCGGCGGGCGGTCGTCGGGGTCGGTCAGGCGCGCGGTCGAGGCCCGCCTGGACGCGGCGGTCGAGGAGAACCGCTTCACCATCGCGGTCGTCTTCCCGCTGGTGGGCGCGGCGCTGTTCGTCGCCAGCCACGAGGGGGTGCTCCCCGGGTGGTTGGCGATGAATCCCCTGCTGGTGCTGTTCGGGACGCTGGTGATGCGCCTACCGCTGGTCGCGGGGTTCGCGCCGTTGGTGACCCGGCGGGCGGCCGCGGGCCTGGCCGTCCTCACCGCCTACACCTACGCCATCGAGTACGTCGGCGTCACCTACGGGATTCCCTACGGCGACTTTCGCTACCTCCTCGAACTCGGGCCGATGCTGGCGGGCGTGCCGGTCGGACTCCCCGTGTTCTTCCTCCCGCTGGTGCTCAATAGCTACCTGCTCGTCCTGCTGTTCGTCGGCCCGCGCGACGCGCCCGCATTGCGGGCGCGTCGCGCACTCGCCGCGCTCGGGGTGGTGCTGGTGGTCGACCTCGTCCTCGACCCCGCGGCGGTCGCGCTTGGGTTCTGGCGCTACGAGGCCGCCGGGGCCTACTACGGGGTGCCGGTGTCGAACTACCTCGGCTGGCTCCTCAGCGGCCTCGTCGCGGTGTCGCTGGTCGAGTTCGCGTTCGACCGCCGGGCGCTGTTCGGGCGACTCGCCGACTGCCCGTTCATGCTCGACGATTTGGTGAGCTTCATCGTCCTGTGGGGCGCGATGAACGCCTACTTCCGCAATTGGGTGCCCGTCGCGCTGGCGCTCGCGCTGTTCGTCGGTCTGGTCCGGACCGAGCGATTCGACTTCGACGTGTTCGGCCGCCGACGGTCGAGTTAG